The following coding sequences lie in one Cyanobacterium sp. Dongsha4 genomic window:
- a CDS encoding ComEC/Rec2 family competence protein, whose amino-acid sequence MFFDNKTSIYLCLLAFIFGLLLTGYFSFSQGFYLGLFSFIFLFITGAILKNKRFLIIDLRYIFIIFLVFITGFYYYYFRLPSVSDFDISHYISHSFYNRVAVEGVILTTPRVNQNHKSRFIFQARELVKENNEREKVTGKIYVTSPLLEVNGLFPSTVVILEGNLYQPSPPLNPDGFNFAEYLQRQGVFSGLSANSVNVVKEGNRWNGFLFWIRRRIIQTHVRFLNIPSGGLVSSMVMGSRGVDLDWQLQESFRLAGLAHVLAASGFHVSLLLGLILAVTQSFSSRTRFLIGGLTLFIYATVTGFYPSILRACLMGFGVLVAIVNERKVRVSGSLLLVAVILLLINPLWIFDLGFQLSFLATFGLIVSLPTIVQKLDWLPPTFANLIAVPLAATLWTLPLQFYYFHRFPLYGILTNILSTPLVIIITLGGIFTAFIGVFIPIVGSAIAFIFYPIIWLLIKLVEISNQLPLSSIAVGQINIFVLTIIYLIFLVTLYIKPINKYKYFLIIFTLILIIFPLIYQKLTLIQITVIDNPYQPTIVIQNKSNTALINLGDKDNVYFTILPFLRSEGINSLELVIDNRNHESSNILTKYLSVKNINQFHQNKINSIKIIDINPHYIYFTLKNKSFLVVQKQIDSLKQYNNFDYVIVTANNVSYDFLENINFHSIISKNTKLKTNLENVKVSPINNNFIQWQLKNK is encoded by the coding sequence ATGTTTTTTGATAATAAAACCTCTATTTACCTTTGTTTATTAGCTTTTATTTTCGGTTTATTATTAACAGGATATTTTAGTTTTTCACAAGGTTTTTATTTAGGTTTATTCTCTTTTATTTTTTTGTTTATTACTGGTGCTATCCTTAAGAATAAAAGATTTTTAATTATTGATTTACGTTATATTTTTATTATATTTTTGGTTTTTATCACAGGTTTTTACTATTATTATTTTCGGCTACCTTCTGTTAGTGATTTCGATATTAGTCATTATATTTCCCATTCTTTTTATAATCGGGTTGCAGTGGAAGGGGTAATTTTAACAACTCCAAGAGTTAATCAAAACCACAAATCAAGGTTTATTTTTCAGGCAAGAGAGTTAGTTAAGGAAAATAACGAAAGGGAAAAAGTCACGGGAAAAATTTATGTTACTTCTCCTTTGTTAGAGGTAAATGGTTTATTCCCTTCTACTGTGGTGATTTTAGAGGGAAATTTATATCAACCATCTCCGCCCTTGAATCCAGATGGTTTTAATTTTGCTGAGTATTTGCAGAGGCAAGGAGTTTTTTCAGGATTATCAGCAAATTCTGTCAATGTAGTTAAGGAGGGTAATCGCTGGAATGGGTTTTTATTTTGGATACGAAGGCGAATAATACAAACTCATGTTCGTTTTTTAAATATACCATCAGGTGGTTTAGTCAGTTCGATGGTGATGGGAAGTCGTGGTGTAGATTTAGATTGGCAGTTACAAGAGTCTTTTCGTTTGGCTGGTTTAGCTCATGTTTTAGCGGCATCTGGATTCCATGTTTCTTTGTTATTGGGGTTAATTTTAGCTGTTACTCAGTCTTTTTCCTCTCGCACTCGTTTTTTGATAGGGGGGCTAACTTTATTTATTTATGCTACTGTTACGGGTTTTTATCCCTCAATTCTTCGAGCTTGTTTGATGGGTTTTGGTGTTTTAGTAGCGATTGTTAATGAGAGAAAAGTGCGAGTTTCTGGTAGTCTTTTGTTAGTAGCCGTAATTTTGTTATTAATTAATCCTCTCTGGATTTTTGACTTAGGCTTTCAGCTCAGTTTTTTGGCTACTTTTGGATTAATTGTTAGTTTGCCTACTATTGTTCAAAAATTAGATTGGTTGCCTCCAACTTTTGCTAATCTTATTGCTGTGCCTTTGGCGGCAACTCTTTGGACTTTACCGCTTCAATTTTACTATTTTCACCGCTTCCCTCTCTATGGTATTTTGACTAATATTTTGTCAACTCCTCTGGTTATTATTATTACTTTAGGTGGAATTTTTACTGCTTTTATTGGTGTTTTTATCCCCATAGTCGGAAGTGCGATCGCATTTATTTTTTATCCTATAATTTGGCTCTTAATTAAATTAGTAGAAATTAGTAATCAACTACCTTTAAGCTCGATCGCAGTTGGGCAAATAAATATTTTCGTCTTAACTATTATTTATCTCATTTTCTTGGTAACTCTTTATATAAAACCGATCAATAAATATAAATATTTTTTGATTATTTTTACATTAATCTTGATAATTTTTCCCTTGATTTATCAAAAACTAACCTTGATACAAATAACAGTAATTGATAATCCATATCAACCGACAATAGTTATACAGAATAAAAGTAACACTGCTTTAATTAACTTAGGAGATAAAGATAATGTTTATTTTACAATACTACCTTTTTTAAGAAGTGAAGGTATTAATTCCTTAGAATTAGTTATTGATAATCGAAATCATGAATCATCAAATATTTTAACCAAATATTTATCCGTCAAAAATATTAATCAATTCCATCAAAACAAAATTAACTCTATTAAAATTATAGACATAAATCCCCATTATATTTATTTCACTCTCAAAAATAAGAGCTTTTTAGTTGTTCAAAAACAAATAGATAGTCTTAAACAATATAATAACTTTGATTATGTAATTGTAACAGCTAACAATGTTAGTTATGATTTCTTAGAAAATATTAATTTTCATTCAATAATCTCAAAAAATACAAAATTAAAAACAAATTTAGAAAATGTAAAAGTGTCACCTATAAATAATAATTTTATTCAATGGCAACTCAAAAACAAATGA
- the psbD gene encoding photosystem II D2 protein (photosystem q(a) protein) — translation MTIAVGRVPERGWFDVLDDWLKRDRFVFVGWSGILLFPCAYLALGGWLTGTTFVTSWYTHGLASSYLEGANFLTVAVSSPADVFGHSLLFLWGPEAQGDFTRWCQIGGLWPFVALHGAFGLIGFMLRQFEIARLVGIRPYNAIAFSAPIAVFVSVFLMYPLGQSSWFFAPSFGVAGIFRFILFFQGFHNWTLNPFHMMGVAGVLGGALLCAIHGATVENTLFQDGEQANTFRAFEPTQAEETYSMVTANRFWSQIFGIAFSNKRWLHFFMLFVPVTGLWMSAIGVVGLGFNLRAYDFVSQELRAAEDPEFETFYTKNILLNEGLRAWMAPQDQPHEKFVFPEEVLPRGNAL, via the coding sequence ATGACCATTGCAGTCGGACGTGTGCCGGAAAGAGGATGGTTTGATGTCCTTGATGACTGGCTCAAAAGAGACCGCTTTGTATTCGTTGGTTGGTCTGGTATCCTTCTTTTCCCTTGTGCTTATTTAGCTTTGGGTGGTTGGTTAACTGGTACTACCTTTGTTACTTCTTGGTACACTCATGGTTTAGCTAGTTCTTACTTAGAAGGTGCGAACTTCTTAACCGTTGCTGTGTCCTCTCCTGCGGATGTTTTTGGACATTCCTTATTATTCTTATGGGGTCCTGAAGCTCAAGGAGACTTCACCCGTTGGTGTCAAATCGGCGGTTTATGGCCTTTCGTGGCATTACACGGAGCTTTTGGTTTAATTGGCTTCATGTTACGTCAGTTTGAAATTGCTCGTCTTGTGGGTATTCGTCCTTACAATGCGATCGCATTTTCTGCTCCTATCGCTGTATTTGTAAGCGTATTCTTAATGTATCCTTTAGGACAATCTAGCTGGTTCTTTGCACCTAGCTTCGGTGTTGCGGGTATCTTCCGTTTCATCTTATTTTTCCAAGGATTCCACAACTGGACTCTTAATCCTTTCCACATGATGGGAGTTGCAGGGGTGTTAGGAGGAGCTTTACTTTGTGCTATTCACGGTGCAACAGTAGAAAACACTTTATTCCAAGACGGTGAACAAGCAAACACTTTCCGTGCTTTTGAACCTACTCAGGCAGAAGAAACCTATTCTATGGTGACTGCTAACCGTTTCTGGTCTCAAATCTTCGGGATTGCTTTCTCTAACAAACGTTGGTTACACTTCTTCATGTTATTCGTTCCTGTAACTGGATTATGGATGAGTGCGATCGGTGTTGTTGGTTTAGGCTTTAACCTTCGTGCTTATGACTTCGTATCTCAGGAGTTAAGAGCCGCAGAAGATCCCGAATTTGAAACTTTCTATACCAAAAATATTTTATTAAACGAAGGGTTGCGCGCATGGATGGCGCCCCAAGATCAACCCCACGAAAAATTTGTATTCCCAGAGGAGGTACTTCCACGTGGTAACGCTCTCTAA
- a CDS encoding DUF29 domain-containing protein: MSLSKNLEDLYEIDDSLWLEKTINLIKENRWQDLDKLHLIEELEGVGKRDKLAVASLLEQVIRHLLLLEYWDNEYERSHRHWMAEVRAFRRQLNKNLTTNLRNFLRDNLDSIYQDARQYVQIKSNLDVFPLECPYSLEQLLDESANN; encoded by the coding sequence ATGAGTTTAAGCAAAAACTTAGAGGATTTATATGAAATTGATGATAGTTTATGGTTAGAAAAAACTATTAATTTAATTAAGGAAAACCGTTGGCAAGATTTGGATAAATTACATTTAATTGAGGAATTAGAGGGCGTGGGTAAAAGAGATAAGTTAGCGGTTGCTAGTTTGTTAGAACAAGTGATTCGTCATCTTCTATTATTAGAATATTGGGATAATGAGTATGAAAGAAGTCATCGTCACTGGATGGCAGAAGTTAGGGCTTTTCGTCGTCAATTAAATAAGAATTTAACCACCAATTTACGCAATTTTTTGAGAGATAATTTGGATAGTATTTATCAAGATGCCCGTCAATATGTGCAAATAAAGTCGAATCTTGATGTTTTTCCTTTAGAATGTCCTTATTCTCTTGAGCAGTTGTTAGATGAGTCCGCCAACAATTAA
- a CDS encoding chemotaxis protein CheW, whose translation MGYYLTFNYNNLTYGLPAENIQEIFFLPQLASIPEAPKDIIGAVNVRGEIIPVMDLNLRFGYEEIDYHVNDNVVILNHEKLKLGIIANEVHEVSLIDERNITSELPYDVTLTELKQEKFISGVVQKEDQLILLLDPQKLLRYTESQELSLDLDLFEIEEESLANPENDTLTEGEKEVIRKTVFFPQASEYERKLLQKRANNLRESTKLKDFTGLKPISIFTLNQEFFGIELSLVQEFIKFKKYTPIPCTPKFILGNLNLRGEIITLIDIREEFNLQSSGLKEENQAVIVNVDGVVVGIIIDAVNDIYMMNPNDLKLEENTDNESVNQEYLQGVIPYQDKMLGIIDLNQVILGGNLLVDEAV comes from the coding sequence ATGGGCTACTATTTAACTTTTAACTACAATAACTTAACCTACGGTTTACCTGCGGAAAACATCCAAGAGATTTTTTTCCTACCTCAATTAGCATCGATTCCTGAAGCACCAAAAGACATAATTGGGGCGGTAAATGTGAGGGGTGAAATTATCCCCGTGATGGATTTAAACTTGCGTTTTGGTTATGAAGAAATAGACTATCATGTCAATGATAATGTAGTGATTTTAAACCATGAAAAATTAAAATTAGGTATCATCGCTAATGAAGTTCATGAAGTTAGTTTAATCGATGAAAGAAATATCACTTCTGAATTGCCTTATGATGTGACTTTAACGGAATTAAAACAGGAAAAATTTATCTCAGGAGTGGTACAAAAAGAGGATCAATTAATCCTATTATTAGATCCCCAAAAATTGTTAAGATATACAGAATCGCAGGAATTATCCCTTGATTTAGACTTATTTGAAATTGAGGAAGAATCTCTCGCTAATCCTGAAAATGATACTTTAACTGAAGGAGAAAAAGAAGTAATTAGAAAAACCGTATTTTTTCCTCAAGCTAGTGAATACGAGAGAAAATTATTACAAAAACGGGCAAATAACCTCAGAGAATCAACTAAATTAAAAGATTTTACAGGCTTAAAACCCATTTCTATTTTCACCTTAAATCAAGAGTTTTTTGGTATCGAATTATCTTTAGTACAGGAATTTATTAAGTTTAAAAAATATACTCCCATTCCTTGTACACCTAAATTTATTTTGGGCAATCTTAACCTAAGAGGGGAAATTATCACTTTGATTGATATTCGAGAAGAATTTAATTTACAATCATCAGGTTTAAAGGAAGAAAATCAGGCAGTAATTGTCAATGTTGATGGTGTTGTTGTCGGGATTATCATTGATGCAGTTAATGATATTTATATGATGAATCCCAATGATTTGAAACTAGAAGAAAACACCGACAATGAGTCTGTTAATCAAGAATATCTACAGGGAGTTATTCCTTATCAAGATAAAATGCTGGGCATTATCGACCTAAATCAAGTTATTTTAGGAGGCAATTTATTGGTAGATGAGGCAGTTTAA
- a CDS encoding CheR family methyltransferase, whose translation MTLETLSPRLREDFITLIAKQTGIEIRSQNYVAMGDNIYSRMKELKILTPQSYYDLLISETPEAEEEWQKFVCLTTNRESYFFRDKGQFSLLKQTILPDLIRRNQRIKSLRFCSAGCSTGQEPYSIAILLKELIPDIENWNILILGVDINRESLSQAKKALYNTWSFRQVEDDIKEKYFKSGAGYYQLYDDIRKLVRYRQVNLVRDQMPHLEIELNDMDLIICRNVFIYFTENAINRVVEKFFNTLKPNGYLITGHAELNNTQVKAFQTKLFSESIIYQRRSGQYSHAAATTTPSQSFKPQTPLPTIKTEDKQNLSTTINQKYSFSNNNTSNSYTFNPSLNNNNQKKYNPIQQPLKTEKIPEKKDKDNEILHEIEQLVSHKSYYLAQRKLEQVLRQFPKHFKATYLMAELEANLGKYESAQQWCHKAFSLDNLQAKPYLLLAQIEEENGNLEEAKNALKKVIYLEPTSFMAYLNLSTLYQQEGDLKRSEKMRQSALKILQNLPLDKEIKELDNIKVGDLISDLQGLSSA comes from the coding sequence ATGACATTAGAAACCTTATCACCGAGATTAAGAGAAGACTTTATCACTTTGATTGCAAAACAAACAGGTATTGAGATTCGATCGCAAAATTATGTGGCAATGGGTGATAATATCTACAGTAGAATGAAAGAATTAAAAATTCTCACTCCCCAAAGCTACTACGACTTATTAATCTCCGAAACCCCAGAAGCCGAAGAAGAATGGCAAAAATTCGTCTGTCTGACTACCAACCGAGAAAGTTACTTTTTCCGTGATAAAGGGCAATTTTCCCTCCTCAAACAAACCATCCTACCCGACTTAATTCGCCGTAATCAAAGAATCAAATCCCTCCGTTTTTGTAGTGCTGGATGTTCTACAGGGCAAGAACCATATTCGATCGCCATTTTACTCAAAGAATTAATCCCTGATATAGAAAATTGGAATATCTTAATTTTGGGGGTAGATATTAATAGAGAGTCTTTATCACAGGCTAAAAAAGCATTATACAATACATGGTCATTTCGCCAAGTAGAAGACGACATCAAAGAAAAATACTTCAAAAGCGGTGCAGGATATTACCAACTTTATGACGATATTCGCAAATTAGTCAGATATAGACAAGTTAACCTCGTTAGGGATCAAATGCCCCATTTAGAAATAGAATTAAATGACATGGATTTGATTATCTGTCGTAATGTCTTTATCTACTTCACAGAAAACGCCATTAACCGAGTTGTAGAGAAATTCTTTAATACCCTTAAGCCTAATGGATATTTAATCACAGGTCATGCCGAATTAAACAATACTCAAGTAAAAGCCTTTCAAACGAAATTATTTTCCGAGTCTATCATATATCAACGCCGTAGCGGACAATATTCTCACGCCGCCGCCACTACCACTCCTTCTCAATCCTTTAAACCTCAAACCCCATTACCAACCATCAAAACCGAAGACAAACAAAATTTATCCACTACCATTAATCAAAAATACTCTTTTAGCAATAATAATACTAGCAATTCTTATACTTTTAATCCATCCCTTAATAATAATAACCAGAAAAAATATAATCCTATTCAACAACCGTTAAAAACAGAAAAAATACCAGAAAAAAAAGATAAAGATAATGAGATTCTTCATGAAATTGAGCAATTAGTAAGCCATAAGTCTTATTATTTAGCTCAAAGAAAATTAGAACAAGTATTGAGACAATTTCCTAAACATTTTAAAGCCACCTATTTAATGGCAGAATTAGAGGCAAATTTAGGGAAATATGAGTCTGCCCAGCAATGGTGTCATAAAGCCTTTAGCCTAGATAATTTACAAGCAAAACCCTATTTATTATTAGCACAAATAGAAGAGGAAAACGGTAACTTAGAAGAAGCGAAAAACGCCCTAAAAAAAGTAATTTATCTCGAACCAACATCCTTTATGGCTTACTTAAACTTAAGCACATTATATCAACAGGAGGGCGATTTAAAACGCAGTGAAAAAATGAGACAATCCGCATTAAAAATTTTACAAAACTTACCATTAGATAAAGAAATTAAGGAATTAGATAATATAAAAGTAGGGGATTTAATCTCAGATTTACAAGGGCTTTCGTCTGCGTAA
- a CDS encoding methyl-accepting chemotaxis protein → MSILNAKKLQDRILLGYSAPLGVLVLFAILMGWGIFQQANVSENRGRANRVMIGVHGADIGVSRMVRTARGAVLFPTEAHYKESFAEGVKVYETAVKEVDAEMKDEKQLEHWATFKDEAQRLQAEGEKVLSLAQAGKIAEAKQIVGEMEMSVLSETFGELENRQEEILDEIRKKDAFTTTLSWILIFVGLIGGSIGTLVLGAMISKDIAEQVKKAVTQITSSSAEIATTMEEQERTASLQAASVNETTTTMDELRASSHQSEEQAKSASQAANEVLQLAENGNQSVEETVATMVDLKNKVAAIADQIVRLSEQTNQIGNISALVSDLSQQTNMLALNASVEAVRAGEHGKGFAVVAEEIRKLADQSRQSAANISNLVSDIQNAINTTVMVTDEGTKTVNAGMNITESTANAFAGVLEAINNVAMNNQQIVLNIRQQGKAVEQVLEAMDSINKGAQETAAGLTQVKAGTSQLSVTARELEAMV, encoded by the coding sequence TTTCCAACAAGCAAATGTTTCGGAAAATCGGGGCAGAGCTAACCGTGTGATGATCGGCGTACATGGAGCTGATATAGGCGTGTCTCGAATGGTGAGAACCGCCAGAGGTGCTGTTCTTTTCCCCACAGAAGCCCACTATAAAGAATCTTTTGCAGAAGGCGTTAAAGTCTATGAGACAGCAGTAAAAGAAGTTGACGCAGAAATGAAAGATGAAAAACAACTGGAACACTGGGCAACATTTAAAGATGAAGCACAGAGACTTCAAGCAGAAGGGGAAAAAGTATTAAGTCTAGCCCAAGCAGGAAAAATAGCAGAGGCAAAACAAATAGTCGGTGAAATGGAAATGAGTGTTTTAAGTGAAACCTTTGGCGAATTAGAAAACCGTCAAGAAGAAATATTAGACGAAATTCGCAAAAAAGATGCTTTTACAACTACTTTGTCTTGGATTCTCATTTTCGTTGGTTTAATTGGTGGCAGTATTGGTACTCTGGTTCTTGGTGCGATGATTTCCAAAGATATTGCTGAACAAGTCAAAAAAGCTGTTACTCAAATCACCTCATCTTCTGCGGAAATTGCGACTACGATGGAAGAACAAGAACGCACCGCCAGTTTACAAGCGGCTTCTGTTAATGAGACTACCACCACAATGGATGAGTTAAGAGCTTCTTCTCACCAATCCGAAGAACAAGCAAAATCAGCTTCTCAAGCGGCTAATGAAGTTTTACAACTAGCTGAAAATGGTAATCAATCCGTTGAAGAAACCGTTGCTACGATGGTGGACTTGAAAAATAAAGTAGCTGCGATCGCAGATCAAATTGTCCGTTTATCGGAACAAACCAACCAAATTGGTAATATTTCGGCATTAGTGAGCGATTTATCTCAACAAACCAATATGTTAGCCCTTAATGCTTCCGTTGAGGCAGTCAGAGCAGGGGAACATGGTAAAGGCTTCGCCGTAGTTGCTGAAGAAATCCGTAAATTAGCTGATCAAAGCCGTCAATCCGCCGCTAACATTAGCAACCTCGTTTCTGACATTCAAAACGCTATTAACACCACCGTTATGGTAACAGACGAAGGCACAAAAACTGTTAACGCTGGTATGAATATCACTGAAAGCACTGCCAATGCGTTTGCAGGGGTATTAGAGGCAATTAATAACGTTGCGATGAACAACCAACAAATTGTACTCAATATTCGTCAACAAGGTAAAGCCGTTGAACAAGTATTAGAGGCAATGGATAGCATCAACAAAGGTGCGCAAGAAACTGCCGCAGGTTTAACCCAAGTCAAAGCTGGTACTTCTCAATTAAGTGTTACTGCTCGTGAATTGGAAGCGATGGTTTAA
- the cheB gene encoding chemotaxis-specific protein-glutamate methyltransferase CheB, whose translation MIKVLLVEDSPVAVTILKRIIDSADDLSLVGTARTGVDALELIPKVKPDIICTDLMMPKMNGLELTQKVMETTPKPILVISACVQDEDKNNVFELLNAGAVDVFPKPKGGTLEDYESIRDKLISKIRILAGVKVFTKRSNNNARSSLRLTDPNFKPINLNPSPHQNETNATSPRTIQAVAIAASTGGPQAFQQVLMGIPGNFPVPIFCVQHISSGFLQGFLDWLQNYSQLKIVIAKTGERPQVGNIYFPPDRLHLKIDKQGRFYCGDDIPVDSHCPSATVLFQTIADYYKSSAIGVLMTGMGRDGARGLFDLKQRGAYTIAQDEATSVVFGMPQEAIKMGGAKTILPVTEITPRLLKLVMG comes from the coding sequence ATGATCAAAGTGCTATTAGTCGAAGATTCTCCCGTTGCTGTTACTATCCTCAAGCGGATTATCGATAGTGCTGATGATCTATCTTTGGTAGGTACGGCACGAACCGGAGTTGATGCTTTAGAGTTAATCCCGAAAGTCAAGCCAGATATTATCTGTACCGATTTGATGATGCCGAAAATGAACGGTTTAGAGTTGACTCAAAAGGTGATGGAAACCACTCCTAAGCCCATTTTGGTAATAAGTGCCTGTGTGCAGGATGAAGATAAAAATAATGTTTTTGAACTCCTTAATGCAGGTGCTGTGGATGTTTTCCCCAAACCAAAGGGCGGTACTTTAGAGGATTATGAGTCTATCCGTGATAAATTAATTTCCAAAATAAGGATATTAGCCGGAGTTAAGGTATTCACTAAGCGTAGTAATAACAATGCTAGATCATCTTTAAGATTAACAGATCCCAATTTTAAGCCCATTAATCTTAATCCTTCACCACATCAAAATGAGACTAATGCCACCTCTCCTCGAACTATCCAAGCAGTTGCGATCGCAGCTTCTACAGGAGGACCTCAAGCCTTTCAACAAGTATTAATGGGCATTCCAGGTAATTTTCCAGTACCGATATTCTGTGTACAACATATCAGCAGTGGCTTTTTACAGGGCTTTTTAGACTGGTTACAAAACTATAGTCAACTGAAAATAGTCATTGCCAAAACAGGGGAAAGACCTCAAGTAGGCAACATCTACTTCCCCCCCGACAGACTCCATCTGAAAATCGATAAACAAGGGCGATTCTACTGCGGTGATGACATCCCCGTCGATAGCCATTGCCCCTCCGCCACTGTATTATTCCAAACCATTGCCGATTATTATAAATCGTCTGCTATTGGGGTTTTAATGACAGGTATGGGACGAGACGGAGCGAGAGGACTTTTTGACCTAAAACAGAGAGGAGCATACACCATCGCCCAAGATGAAGCCACTAGCGTTGTTTTTGGAATGCCCCAAGAGGCTATCAAGATGGGTGGAGCTAAAACCATACTACCAGTAACGGAAATAACCCCTAGATTGTTGAAACTGGTTATGGGTTGA
- the psbC gene encoding photosystem II reaction center protein CP43 produces the protein MVTLSNPIGGRDLESTGFAWWSGNARLINLSGKLLGAHVAHAGLIVFWAGAMTLFETAHFIPEKPMYEQGLILLPHIATLGWGVGPGGEVVDTFPFFVVGVLHIISSAVLGVGGLYHALRGPETLEEYSSFFGYDWKDKNQMTNIIGYHLILLGVGALLLVFKAMFFGGVYDTWAPGGGDVRIITNPTLNPAIIFGYLIKAPFGGEGWFISVNNMEDIIGGHIWVGLICISGGIWHILTKPFGWVRRAFIWSGEAYLSYSLGALSLMGFIASTMVWYNNTAYPSEFYGPTGAEASQAQALTYLIRDQRLGANVGSAQGPTGLGKYLMRSPTGEIIFGGETMRFWDFRGPWLEPLRGPNGLDLDKIRNDIQPWQVRRAAEYMTHAPLGSLNSVGGVITDVNSFNYVSPRAWLATSHFVLGFFFLVGHLWHAGRARAAAGGFEKGIERETEPVLAMPDLD, from the coding sequence GTGGTAACGCTCTCTAATCCTATTGGCGGACGTGACCTAGAATCTACTGGTTTTGCATGGTGGTCTGGTAATGCTAGACTTATCAACTTATCTGGTAAATTATTAGGTGCTCACGTCGCTCACGCAGGTTTAATTGTCTTTTGGGCAGGGGCAATGACCTTATTTGAAACTGCTCACTTCATCCCTGAAAAACCCATGTACGAACAGGGATTAATCCTATTACCTCACATTGCTACTTTAGGCTGGGGTGTAGGTCCTGGTGGTGAAGTTGTGGATACTTTCCCCTTCTTCGTCGTTGGTGTACTTCACATCATTTCCTCCGCAGTTTTAGGCGTAGGTGGTTTATATCATGCTTTGCGTGGTCCTGAAACCTTAGAAGAATATTCTAGTTTCTTTGGCTACGACTGGAAAGATAAAAACCAAATGACCAATATCATCGGTTATCACTTAATCCTTTTGGGGGTTGGTGCATTATTGCTTGTATTTAAAGCCATGTTCTTCGGTGGTGTATATGATACTTGGGCACCTGGTGGTGGTGATGTTCGTATTATCACCAATCCTACCTTGAACCCTGCGATCATCTTTGGTTACTTAATCAAAGCTCCTTTCGGTGGTGAAGGTTGGTTTATCAGTGTTAACAACATGGAAGACATCATCGGTGGTCATATCTGGGTTGGCTTAATCTGTATCTCTGGTGGTATCTGGCACATCTTAACCAAGCCTTTTGGTTGGGTACGTCGTGCTTTCATCTGGTCTGGTGAAGCATATCTTTCCTACAGTTTAGGTGCTTTATCCTTAATGGGATTCATCGCTTCTACTATGGTTTGGTACAACAACACGGCTTATCCTAGTGAATTCTATGGTCCTACTGGTGCTGAGGCTTCTCAAGCTCAAGCGTTAACCTACTTAATCCGTGACCAAAGATTGGGTGCGAACGTCGGTTCTGCTCAAGGTCCTACTGGTTTAGGTAAATACTTAATGCGCTCTCCCACTGGTGAAATCATCTTCGGTGGTGAAACCATGCGTTTCTGGGACTTCAGAGGTCCTTGGTTAGAGCCTCTTCGTGGTCCTAACGGTTTAGACTTAGACAAAATCAGAAACGATATTCAACCTTGGCAAGTACGTCGTGCGGCTGAATACATGACTCACGCTCCTTTAGGTTCTTTAAACTCTGTAGGTGGCGTTATTACTGACGTTAACTCTTTCAACTATGTATCTCCCCGTGCGTGGTTAGCTACCTCTCACTTTGTGTTAGGTTTCTTCTTCTTAGTTGGCCACTTATGGCACGCTGGAAGAGCAAGAGCTGCGGCTGGTGGTTTTGAAAAAGGTATCGAAAGAGAAACCGAACCCGTATTAGCAATGCCCGATCTCGACTAA